The nucleotide sequence GCTATTCGGGTGTGCTGCGCCTGTTTCCCAACTGGCCGAAGGAGCGTGACGCCGAATTTCGCACACTCCGCGCCGCCGGAGCATTTCTCGTGAGCGCCGGGTGTGGAGGCGGCACTGTAACCTGGGTCGAAGTCCTCAGCGAAACGGGCGGGGATCTGGTGTTGTTGAATCCTTGGCCTGGTAAAGTCCGCTGCCAACGGGGTGAAGAAACATGGGACGCAGCCGGAGAGCAAATTAGCATCGCGACAAATGTCGGCGACCTCATTCGACTTACCAAGGCACCCTGACCCCAACGACAAACAAAAGGCAAAAAACCGTCCGGGCTTCTTCAAACGGGTATTGAAACCACCCGCGAGCCGCTGATTTCATCCGCAAACTACAAGCCGCCCGCTGGGCACTCCGACCGGGACATCTAAAGTTTTGGGATCGACTTTTTCCGGCACATACGTTTAGATAATCCCCGCATAAGGGCGGCCAGCCAGGCCGGGGATGTATTATGAAATTGCGATCACGCACCAAGCAGCGCATCTGGGTAGGGTTGACTATTGCATGCTCAATAATCGCACTCGTCTATAGCGCGATACTCGGATACAAAACGTATTTTAAATCCTAGAAATACCGGAAGAGTGCGCGCTGAGGGTTTCGAACCCCCGACCCTCTCGGTGTAAACGAGATGCTCTACCACTGAGCTAAGCGCGCTGATGAACTCAAGTTAAGCTACACCGGATCAAGCAAGTGAAAACAATAAAAAATGCGATGTGTGTTTCATGCGCTTCTGAAAACCGCCTGACTGGTTCCAAGTCGCTTCCGAAGTTTGAGAATTTCCCTGGGAGGAATATCCGTGACCCTTTTGGGAACTGGTACCTGCTTGGTTCGCAATGTGATCTTGCCTTCGGAATGGGCCAGCGCCTGTTCCATGCTTTTTTTGAAGTTCGTTAAAGATTTCCTTTTTCATGATGTCATTGTTTCCCTGCTGCGGGGACGAGTGGCGGACCTTAAGAAAAAGCCTGAAATGAGAAGCAACTTCATGAAGGAAATGCGCCGGTTTTTACCCGCAACAGTGGTTGGAGAAACTCTCGAAAAGGCTTCCTATTGGCAATATCTCACCCAACTGTTTGAGGAAGGCCGCCAAGGCAACAGCAAAGATGTTGTGACGGAGCCGCGCAGAATTCAAATCGACAAAATTGCCCCCCAACCGCTATTTTCATTCCTTTATGCCAATCTGGGAATTAGCCAACAGCAACCTCAAAAGCCTCGTGCCCTACGAGCCCGGGAAGCCCATTGACGATGTGGCCCGTGAACTCGGTCTCAACCCGTCCGACATCATCAAACTGGCCTCGAACGAAAACCCCCTCGGCCCCTCCCCCAAGGCTCGGGAAGCCATGCTCCAGGCCGCGGGCAAAATGCACATTTATCCTGACGGCGGCTCCTTCCACCTCCGCAACGCCATTGCCGAACGTCTGGGCATCGACCGTTCCCAGATCATCCTGGGCAACGGCTCCAATGAAATCATCGAGTTTGTCTATCACGCCTTCACCCGGCGCAATGAAACCAGCGCAGTGGCCAGCCGTTACGCTTTTGCCGTGTACAAACTCATGGCGGAGCTGTTCGGCGTCGAATTCATCGAAGCTCCGGACCTCAATTTGCACCATGACCTCGACGCCATCCGCAAGGCCATCCGCCCGGATACGCGGCTGGTGTTTCTCGCCAATCCGAACAACCCCACTGGGACACGGATCCCGGACAAGGATCTGGAAAATTTTCTGCGCTCATTGCCCAAAACGACTGTTGCGGTGCTCGATGAGGCGTATTACGAGTTTCTCGACAACCCGCCACCGACGTTGGATTGGGTTCGGGAAGGCCTGAATCTTGTCGTGTTGCGCACCTTTTCAAAAATCCAGGGTCTTGCGGGACTGCGCATCGGCTATGGGATTTCCACTCCAGAAATCACCGAAGTGCTGCAGCGCTGCCGCCAGCCGTTCAACATCAACGGCATGGCCCAGGCGGGCGCACTGGCCGCGCTTCGCGACACCGATCACGAGAAAAAAACCAAGGCCCTGATCTTTGCCGGGCGTCGGCGCTTGGAAAACTTTGCCCGCGAATCAGGGCTTCGCTACGAACCTTCTTTTGCCAACTTCGTCCTTATCGAGGTCGGCGACGGCCATGCCGTGTTCCAATCCCTGCTCAAGCGCGGCGTGATTGTCCGTTCGATGAAAAGTTACGGCCTGCCCGCCTGGATCCGGGTGTCCATCGGGACAGAGTCTGAAATGGAAAAATTTGAACGCGAACTCCGGCAGGTGCTGGCAAACGCCCCCGTCCATGCCTGATTTTAAAACCATCTCAATCATCGCCCCCGGCCTGCTGGGCGGCTCCATCCTGCAGGCCCTGCGGAAACACGCGCCTGAAATCCGCTTGAACGTGTGGGCCCGGCGCGAGGAAACGCGGAGCCAGGTTCTGAAACAGCGCCTGGCGGATACGGTCACCGGAAATTTATCGGAAGCCGTTGCGGACAGCGATCTCATCATCCTTTGCACACCTATCCAGGCAATGGAAGAAACAACCCGGAATTTTCTGCCGGCGTTGAAGCCTTCGGCCCTGGTCACGGATGTGGGCAGCGTCAAAGGCCCGGTGCATCTCGCGCTGGCCCCTCTGCTGGCCAAAAAATGCCACTGGATCGGCAGCCACCCCATGGCCGGAAGCGAGCAGTCGGGGCTGGAAGCGGCGCGCGCGGATTTGTTCCAGGGCGCCCGGACCATTATCACGCCGGATGAGACGGCAGACCCCGCCGCAGCGGCAAAGCTGCGGCGTTTTTGGGAATTGCTCGGTTGCAGCGTCGTCACACTCAGCCCAAGCCTGCATGACACCTATGTGGCCCAGATCAGCCACCTGCCACATCTGGTTGCCGCCTTGCTGGTCCATTCCGTTTCTCAGGAAAGCCTGCAGGTGGCGGGTCCCGGATTCCGCGACACCAGCCGCGTGGCGGCGGGTCCGCCGGACATGTGGGTCGAAATTTTTCAGGCCAACCACCCCGCCGTGGCCGAGGCAATGAAACAATTCCTGGAAGAAGCGCAAAAAGCCCTCTCCAAAATGGAAAGCGGCCGGTGCCCGGAATTGCTGGATCTGCTGACATCCGCCTGCCAAAAAAGACGTTCCCTCCCCTAACCCGGATGCTTCATCCGCTTCTGAAAACCAAGGGAAGAATTTTCATGACGAGCGTAAGACAAGCAGGTTAAATACACACCCACTATGGCAAACCTTAAAATCCATCCCGTCCGGCGCATGGACGCCGAGATCCAGGTCCCCGGGGACAAGAGCATCTCCCATCGTTCGGTGATGCTCAGCGGGTTTGCCGACGGCGCCACGCGCATCACCGGCTTTCTCCCAAGCGATGACTGCCTCTGCAGCCTCGCCGCCATGCAGGCGCTCGGCGTGGAAATTGAAACGATCGACCCCACCACCTTTCTGGTGCATGGAAACAACGGCAAATTCAGGGAACCCGTAGAGCCCATCGATTGCGGCAACTCGGGCACCACCATCCGGCTGCTGGCCGGACTGCTGGCAGGCCAGCCTTTTACCACACGGCTTTTTGGCGACGAATCGCTCAGCCGCCGTCCCATGAAACGCGTTGCCGACCCACTGGAATTGATGGGTGCCCGCGTGGTTTGCGAAGGGCAGAACCAGCGCCCGCCGCTCGAGATCCGGGGCGGAAAATTAAAGTCGATGACGTATCAAATGCCGGTGGCCAGCGCGCAGTTAAAGTCCTGCATCCTTCTGGCGGCCCTGCAGGCCAGGGGCCGCACCATCGTGGAACAACCCTCCGTTTGCCGCGACCACACCGAACGCATGCTGCAGCATTTTGGCGCCAGCATCATGCCTGGCGACAGGGAAATAAAATTGTACGGCGGCGTCAGGCTGGAGGCCCGCGATGTCCATGTGCCCGGCGATTTCTCTTCAGCCGCCTTCTGGTTGGTGGCGGCCGCCGCGATGCCCGGAGCACACCTCATCCTGCCGCGGGTCGGACTGAACCCGACACGCACCGCGTTGATCAATGTGCTCCTGCGCATGGGCGCCGAAATCAAGGAACATGTGGAAAGCAATGATTTCGAGCCCTACGGCACCCTCCGCATCGAGGAAGGCACGACCTTGAAAGGCGCCACCATCGGCGGCGAGGAAATCCCAAACCTCATCGACGAATTGCCGATTATCGCGGTGGCGGGCGCACTTGCAAAGGGAACCACCGTCATCCGCGATGCAAAGGAATTGCGGGTCAAGGAAACCGACCGGCTTGCGGCCCTCGCATCCAACCTGCGCGCGTTCGGCGTGCCCGTTGAAGAACAGCCCGACGGGCTCATCATCCAGGGCGGCGCCCCCATCCACGGCGCCCGAGTGGAAAGCATGGGCGACCACCGGATTGCCATGGCCTTCGCAATCCTGGGATTGTTCGCGGAAGGCAACAGCCTCATCTGCGACACCGACTGCATCAAAACCTCCTACCCCGGCTTTGAAAAGGACCTCTCGCATGTTTTGTCCGGAGATGTCTCGAGCAAATTCCGCTTCAAACTCGGCCTGAGCAGGCTGATGAAACGCGCCGCCTCGAAAAAGCAAACGGAAACAGTCCCCGTGGGTGACACAAAAGTCGGCCCACCCAGAGGCGGGCAAAAAAAATCATGATGAATCCCGTAATCGCCATCGATGGCCCTGCAGCCTCCGGCAAAAGCACCGTGGCCCGCAAGCTGGCTGGACGTTTGAATTATGTTTATGTCGATACCGGAGCCATGTACCGCGCCTATGCCTGGCTGGCCCTCGAGAAAAAGATTGATCCCGGCTCCCGCCCGGCCGTGAGCCAGTTGATCGAAGAGCATCCGCTCAAACTGTCTCTTCAAAATGGCGCCGTGCTCATGCTCTTGAATGGAACCGACCCGGCCCCCTTTATCCGTGGCGAGCGCGTGAACACCGCGGTTTCAAAAATCGCCTCCATCCCCGAGCTGCGCGAAAAGCTGGTCATCGCCCAGCGCATTCTGCGCAACCAGGCCCCGCTTGTGATGGAAGGGCGGGACATCGGAACTGTTGTGTTCACCGACACGCCCTACAAGTTCTTTCTGGATGCCGATCCGGAAATACGGGCGCAACGGAGGGAGCAACAAGGCCAGAGCGACACCGTGACCCAGCGGGACAACCTGGACCGCAACCGGATGGTGGCGCCGCTCATCAAGGCGGCCGATGCCGAAAAAGTCGATGCCACCCATGATTCGGCGGATAAAATCGTGGAGAAAATCCTGCTCTCCTGCGCCAGCAAAGGCCTCGAGGCCGCCAAACCCTGACAAATCGCAAACTCATGTTCTTCTGGTACCACTCGATCCGAAATTTTTGCTGGGCGTATTTCAGGATTTTTCACGACCTCCGCCACACGGGCATGCGAAATCTGCCGGCCGGGGGCGGCTATGTGATTGCCTCGAACCACGTCAGTTTTTATGACCCGCCTGCGGTGGGCTGCGGCATCCCCCGCGAAACCCATTATCTCGCCCGCAAAACCCTGTTTGCTCCGCCGATCATGGACAAGCTTCTGCCGACGCTCAAAGCCATGCCGGTGGACCAGGACAAGCCCGACATGACGGGCCTGAAAAATATGATCGGGGTGCTGAAAAGCGGCGATCCCGTGGTGCTTTTTCCCGAAGGTTCCCGGAGCTATGATGGACAACTGCAGGAAGGCCTGCCCGGCGTCGGCTTGCTTGTTGCCAAAGCGGGCGTGCCGGTGGTGCCCACGCGGATTTTCGGAGCGCGCGAAGCCTGGCCTCGCGACGGAAAGATCAAGCTCTGGCGCCCGATCGAGGTCGTGTTCGGCCCACCGCTGGATTTCAGCGGTTCGGATGAGGTCAAACGAAAAGACTACCAAGCCATTAGCAATAAAATAATGGCCGAGATCGCAAAACTCCGCCCCGAAACCCTGCCCTGCTGAGATATTTTTTGCAGTCCAAGCCCTGTAATGGCCGCCCCAATGGGTCGATCCCGAAACCCCGTCAAGTTCCTATCTGCTCCTGTTATGCAGTAAAACCTTTGCGCCTTGGCGTCTTTATTCGTACTCCGGACGAATCCATCCATTGGCGGACGCGAGACCTGTTTTGCCCATCCGCGTCCATCCGTGGTTCTGCTTTCTTAACACTGAATTCCGCATTCTGAATTCCGCTCCCCTACTCCCCCACTTCGGCCGCGGTCACGGCCCCGCAGATGCCGCGCTTGGTGTCTTCGATGAACTTTCTGAACAGTTCGACATCCGGTGTTTGCAGGCCAGGCTCCGCGGCAATGGCTTCCAGAGCCTGCTTCCGATTTTTGCCCGAATTAAAATAAATCTCGTACGCGTGCCAAATCTGTCGGCGTCGGGTCGGATCGAAGCCCCGGCGCTTTAAACCCACCCGGTTCAAACCGCAAACGGTGTTCGTCGCCACCGCCATGCAATACGGCGGCACGTCCAGCCCGATCCGGGTCTGGCCCCGCACCATGACATACTCGCCGATCCGCACAAACTGATGCACCACAACCGCTCCTCCCAGGAACGCGTAATCCCGCACTTCCACATAACCGCCTAACAAGACATTATTTACAAGAATAACATGATTGCCGAGGACACAGTTGTGCGCCAGATGCGACCCGGCCATCAGATAACAGTTGTCGCCCACAACCGTCGAAGTGCCTTCCTTCGTCCCGCGGTGGATCGTGGCGTATTCCCGGATCACATTGTTGTCCCCGATCCGAACATGGGTTTTGACATTATTGAAGGACAGATCCTGCGGTTCGGCTCCAATAACGGCCCCGTAGCCGATCTGGTTCCCCGACCCGATCTTCGTCCAGCCGGTGATGACCGCACGGGCCCGGATCTCGCATTTTTCTCCGATCTCCACATGCTCGTCGATGAGTACGTCGGGACCGATCACGGCGCCCTCGGCGATTTTTGCCTTGGGATGAACAATGGCGCGCGGATGAATCATGCGAATCTGAAATCCAACGGGTTAAATTTGAAAGGATTCACAGGTATCCGGCTTCCTTGAAACTGTAATAAGCGGGTCGGCTGCAACCTGCAACCCCCAGTATAATATGGTCCACCAACTCAATCTGCATAAGACGTGCAGCTTCGCGCAAACGCACCGTAAAGTCCAGATCGGCGTTGCTGGGCGAAGGGTCGCCCGAGGGATGATTATGTACAATCATGATCCCGTACGCCTGCCGGACAATGCCCACCTTCAGGATGTCGCGCGGATGGGCCACTGTTTCGTTTACCGTCCCGGCGCTGACCTCCTCCATTGCCATCAACTTGAGCCGTGTGTTGAGCGCCAGCACCCGCATGGATTCGTAGGGCAACTGGCGCAATTCTTCGCCCAGCAATTGTTGGACGTCCGAGGGCGTCTCCACCGGAATGTCCGAGGCCTGGCATTTGGCCAGCCGCCCGGCCAGTTCAAACGACGCCTTCAACTGAACCGCCTTGGCCAGACCCAGCCCCTTGACCCGCGACAACTCGACCGCCTCCGCCCGGCAGAGCTGGGTCAGGTCCGTGTATTTTCGCAAAAGTTCGTCGGCGATATCCAGGGCCGACCTCCCCCTCATGCCGGTGCGAAGCAATATGGCCAGGAGCTCCGCGGTCCGGAGCGATTCTGCTCCCTTTTTCCAAAGCCGTTCCCTCGGACGTTCGTCGTTGGGCATTTCCTTGATCTGTGACATAAGAAGGTTCTCCGCTTGTTTTCATAAAAAACTAGCGGGAGCATCCTTCATTTTCCGCGACAGATTTGTTAATTCCTCAAGACTTTTATAGGGAATGGGTTTCAGGTTCTTTTCCGCGCGAAACCAGGTCATCTGGCGTTTAGCATATTGGCCGGTGTGGAGGATGATTTTCTCCAGGCATTCCTCCCGCCCAATCCCGCCCGACAGATGTTCTGCAATTTCGAGATAACCAATGGCCTTGGCCGACTGCGACTCCCGCCAGCCTGGAATCTGCAAGAGCGTCTTCACCTCCTCCGGCCAGCCGGAATCCCACATCTTGCACACCCGCTCCGCAATCTGCCTCAGATTCAATTCCCGCTCGGGCTGAAGAAAAATGCCGCCGACATACGGGAGCAACGCAGGTTTCTTTTCCTGCTGCCATTCAGAAAGCGGGCGACCCGTATGCAACACGACCGCCAGCGCGCGAATGATGCGCCGGGGATTTTTCAAATCGGCATGCTCACACCATACGGGGTCCAACTTCCGGATCTCGGTCTGAAGCCGTTCGAGCGGCCAGGTTGACAACTCTTTGACTTGTTCGGGGTCCGACTCGGGCGCGGGCGACAGCCCCTCGCGCAGCGCGCGGACGAACAAACCGGTTCCTCCGACCCAAAGCAGCGGCTGCCGGTCGCCCACATCCTTTACAACTTTTTTCGCGGCCTTTAAATAATCCGCCACACTAAAAGGGCTTGCAGGCTCTGCGATATCCAAAAGATGATGCGGGACCTGGGCGCGCTCCGCCGCCGGGGCTTTTCCGGTGCCAATATCCATGCTGCGATAAATCTGGAACGCATCGACCGAACAAATCGCCGCCCCCCAGCACTGCGCCAATTCCAGCGCCAGCGCGGATTTGCCCGAGGCCGTAGGGCCGGTAATTAAGAAAGGGGGCATCAAAAATCCCTCTAATAGGGCTAGAAATCAATTGACTCACAGAGAGTCGAGATATTTATGGATCGGCACGTATAAAGATTTAAGGTGTCTGCATTCGATGCAGTGGCAGAGATGGTTGCAAAGAATATAGTTCCATAAACCATTTGATGAATAAAGCAGCATTAGGAGAGCTTGGGTCCAGAATTTTTCTGGTTAAAGCCCTACCCGGTGACTGTCCAGGCTCGTCTTGCCAAGCTAGCCATGTGTACAGATTTGCCTTATCTCTATGACAATCTCGATATTGAGCTCCCTTGTCTCTTGCATCGCTAGCCGACTGAACGGCATGTTGCCAAATAGCTGCACTGGCATCGGGAACTAAATATTGCAAGAAGACTTCTAATGCACCACTAGAAACATTGTCCGGCATGACCCATAATCCAATACGTTTCTCATCATCATTGTCAATAATCAGACCTTGTGTTGGCAAATCCTTTGGAAGTTTTGGAAAAAGACGGCTGCAATGATGCTTAAAACTCGAATATCTTGAAGCAGCATGCTCATCAGCATCCAACATAATGCCAAGCGCGCTAATTGTCGGATCTTTAATTAATGTTGTAATGTAATCCTGTGCTAGAATCTCATCGACGGAATGCCCAATATCAATAAAAACTGGAGACGCGTTCCTGTCCGATGGCCAATCGATATGATGTTGCATCAATCCAACAACCGAATACAAATCGTCTTGCCCCTCAACTATAAGTCTTTTGGGGTTGTCTGACTTCGCCATTACCGAACCTCGATTTTCCGTGCAGATGCCATTTTAATTTCACCTTCACTATACGGAACGGATTTTTTCTTGCCTGCTTCTATCCTTTGCAGTGTTACGCGATATTGCGGGTCAAGATCGCCAACGCATATTTTCGCAAGGCTGTCCACACAATCAGAACTATGTGTTGTTGCAAATATTTGCACATTCAATGCTTTAGCGGACTCATATAACAAACTCCACATTTGCGACATGACTGTATAATGCAGGCCAGTGTCAATTTCATCCACAAGTAATACTCCACCCTTGGAATTTGAGATGGCTATGGCCAAAGCTAACATGCGCCACATTCCATCACCCATGCTCCCTATCGGGACAGGTTGTTCATGACCTTTTAGTTTTATCTTGAATCCCCCACGAGTCGGAACACTGTAATAATCACTAGTAGATTGAGATGCAATACGCTCAATATTGGGGTCTAGAAATTGAATTGCTTTCATCACCAAAGCTTCGTTTGGAGTAAGCGCAACCTTATCCCACATCTTTACCAATTCGTTGGCATTTAAGGATTCAGTTGTAATAAATTGAGCGCGTTCAGAATCATCATTAACCCTGCCACGTATTCTGCGCGGCATCTCAAATGTTTCGGACGATATCCCTCCCTTACGAGTAATAGGAATTATTGTAGTGGGAACCTGAGTGCCCGTAACGTGCATCACTAGTGGGAAGCGGTTTGGTGGTGCTTGGAGTCGTATGGAATCGCGATCTTTCTGCGTGGGTTCAGCAATTTCAAATTCTATAACCCTTTTGGGCGATTGATTTCTTGCCGACAAAGTGATTCTAGAACCGACATGCAGATCATGCCCCGTAAATAAATGGCAAATATCTATTTCCGGTTCCAGGTCTCTCTGACGGTCATTTGGCAACTGTTCTCCGCGTCTCCAAAGTAGCCGCCAGATTGATTCGGGGTCTCCTCTGGAGGTTAATAGGTAAATTGCCTCCAGAACCGATGTTTTGCCGCTATTGTTCCCTCCTACCAGAAGGTTAATTACCCCAAGTTCGCTCATTTCAAAGTGGCTAAACCCTCTGTATCCTTGAATATCAATAGATTGAATCATTGGTGCTTTTGTATCCCCAAGGTTAAAGGCGGTTTAGCTTTAGTCAAATCCCTTTCAACTTTTATGCCCAAACCCTCAAAAGTCCGCAATATCCGTCCGGCAACACGGCACTCCTCTTCTTAGAGTGCGCAAAACCGACACACCCCGAAGCGCTGCGCTTTCTGCCCCTCTTCATAGAGGGGACTTCACACACCCCGAAGCGGTCGCCGTGGCGACCTTTCTGCCCCTCTTTCTAGAGGGGATTACTCCCCCCAGGAATTTTCAGTCCTGATGTTCCAGACATTGCAAAGCTCACGCGGAAAATCGGAGAGGAAGCGGGAGGGTTTCTGCCAGGTCTCGCCATAACTGGCGTTGGAACGGATCTGGGGATGGGTCAGGTAAAGCTCGTCCTTCGCCCGGGTCACGGCCACGTAAAACAGGCGGCGCTCCTCTTCCTCGCCCTCGCTTGTCTCCAGCGCGCGGCTGGACGGAAACAGGCCGTCGCACAACATGATCACAAACACAATTTTCCA is from Candidatus Methylacidiphilales bacterium and encodes:
- the hisC gene encoding histidinol-phosphate transaminase; the protein is MPIWELANSNLKSLVPYEPGKPIDDVARELGLNPSDIIKLASNENPLGPSPKAREAMLQAAGKMHIYPDGGSFHLRNAIAERLGIDRSQIILGNGSNEIIEFVYHAFTRRNETSAVASRYAFAVYKLMAELFGVEFIEAPDLNLHHDLDAIRKAIRPDTRLVFLANPNNPTGTRIPDKDLENFLRSLPKTTVAVLDEAYYEFLDNPPPTLDWVREGLNLVVLRTFSKIQGLAGLRIGYGISTPEITEVLQRCRQPFNINGMAQAGALAALRDTDHEKKTKALIFAGRRRLENFARESGLRYEPSFANFVLIEVGDGHAVFQSLLKRGVIVRSMKSYGLPAWIRVSIGTESEMEKFERELRQVLANAPVHA
- a CDS encoding prephenate dehydrogenase/arogenate dehydrogenase family protein codes for the protein MPDFKTISIIAPGLLGGSILQALRKHAPEIRLNVWARREETRSQVLKQRLADTVTGNLSEAVADSDLIILCTPIQAMEETTRNFLPALKPSALVTDVGSVKGPVHLALAPLLAKKCHWIGSHPMAGSEQSGLEAARADLFQGARTIITPDETADPAAAAKLRRFWELLGCSVVTLSPSLHDTYVAQISHLPHLVAALLVHSVSQESLQVAGPGFRDTSRVAAGPPDMWVEIFQANHPAVAEAMKQFLEEAQKALSKMESGRCPELLDLLTSACQKRRSLP
- the aroA gene encoding 3-phosphoshikimate 1-carboxyvinyltransferase; amino-acid sequence: MANLKIHPVRRMDAEIQVPGDKSISHRSVMLSGFADGATRITGFLPSDDCLCSLAAMQALGVEIETIDPTTFLVHGNNGKFREPVEPIDCGNSGTTIRLLAGLLAGQPFTTRLFGDESLSRRPMKRVADPLELMGARVVCEGQNQRPPLEIRGGKLKSMTYQMPVASAQLKSCILLAALQARGRTIVEQPSVCRDHTERMLQHFGASIMPGDREIKLYGGVRLEARDVHVPGDFSSAAFWLVAAAAMPGAHLILPRVGLNPTRTALINVLLRMGAEIKEHVESNDFEPYGTLRIEEGTTLKGATIGGEEIPNLIDELPIIAVAGALAKGTTVIRDAKELRVKETDRLAALASNLRAFGVPVEEQPDGLIIQGGAPIHGARVESMGDHRIAMAFAILGLFAEGNSLICDTDCIKTSYPGFEKDLSHVLSGDVSSKFRFKLGLSRLMKRAASKKQTETVPVGDTKVGPPRGGQKKS
- the cmk gene encoding (d)CMP kinase → MMNPVIAIDGPAASGKSTVARKLAGRLNYVYVDTGAMYRAYAWLALEKKIDPGSRPAVSQLIEEHPLKLSLQNGAVLMLLNGTDPAPFIRGERVNTAVSKIASIPELREKLVIAQRILRNQAPLVMEGRDIGTVVFTDTPYKFFLDADPEIRAQRREQQGQSDTVTQRDNLDRNRMVAPLIKAADAEKVDATHDSADKIVEKILLSCASKGLEAAKP
- a CDS encoding lysophospholipid acyltransferase family protein encodes the protein MFFWYHSIRNFCWAYFRIFHDLRHTGMRNLPAGGGYVIASNHVSFYDPPAVGCGIPRETHYLARKTLFAPPIMDKLLPTLKAMPVDQDKPDMTGLKNMIGVLKSGDPVVLFPEGSRSYDGQLQEGLPGVGLLVAKAGVPVVPTRIFGAREAWPRDGKIKLWRPIEVVFGPPLDFSGSDEVKRKDYQAISNKIMAEIAKLRPETLPC
- the lpxA gene encoding acyl-ACP--UDP-N-acetylglucosamine O-acyltransferase, whose translation is MIHPRAIVHPKAKIAEGAVIGPDVLIDEHVEIGEKCEIRARAVITGWTKIGSGNQIGYGAVIGAEPQDLSFNNVKTHVRIGDNNVIREYATIHRGTKEGTSTVVGDNCYLMAGSHLAHNCVLGNHVILVNNVLLGGYVEVRDYAFLGGAVVVHQFVRIGEYVMVRGQTRIGLDVPPYCMAVATNTVCGLNRVGLKRRGFDPTRRRQIWHAYEIYFNSGKNRKQALEAIAAEPGLQTPDVELFRKFIEDTKRGICGAVTAAEVGE
- the radC gene encoding DNA repair protein RadC produces the protein MSQIKEMPNDERPRERLWKKGAESLRTAELLAILLRTGMRGRSALDIADELLRKYTDLTQLCRAEAVELSRVKGLGLAKAVQLKASFELAGRLAKCQASDIPVETPSDVQQLLGEELRQLPYESMRVLALNTRLKLMAMEEVSAGTVNETVAHPRDILKVGIVRQAYGIMIVHNHPSGDPSPSNADLDFTVRLREAARLMQIELVDHIILGVAGCSRPAYYSFKEAGYL
- the miaA gene encoding tRNA (adenosine(37)-N6)-dimethylallyltransferase MiaA, producing the protein MPPFLITGPTASGKSALALELAQCWGAAICSVDAFQIYRSMDIGTGKAPAAERAQVPHHLLDIAEPASPFSVADYLKAAKKVVKDVGDRQPLLWVGGTGLFVRALREGLSPAPESDPEQVKELSTWPLERLQTEIRKLDPVWCEHADLKNPRRIIRALAVVLHTGRPLSEWQQEKKPALLPYVGGIFLQPERELNLRQIAERVCKMWDSGWPEEVKTLLQIPGWRESQSAKAIGYLEIAEHLSGGIGREECLEKIILHTGQYAKRQMTWFRAEKNLKPIPYKSLEELTNLSRKMKDAPASFL
- a CDS encoding ATP-binding protein, encoding MIQSIDIQGYRGFSHFEMSELGVINLLVGGNNSGKTSVLEAIYLLTSRGDPESIWRLLWRRGEQLPNDRQRDLEPEIDICHLFTGHDLHVGSRITLSARNQSPKRVIEFEIAEPTQKDRDSIRLQAPPNRFPLVMHVTGTQVPTTIIPITRKGGISSETFEMPRRIRGRVNDDSERAQFITTESLNANELVKMWDKVALTPNEALVMKAIQFLDPNIERIASQSTSDYYSVPTRGGFKIKLKGHEQPVPIGSMGDGMWRMLALAIAISNSKGGVLLVDEIDTGLHYTVMSQMWSLLYESAKALNVQIFATTHSSDCVDSLAKICVGDLDPQYRVTLQRIEAGKKKSVPYSEGEIKMASARKIEVR